The Legionella sp. PATHC032 genome has a window encoding:
- a CDS encoding proline--tRNA ligase yields the protein MRASQWFLVTQKETPNDAEIASHQLMLRSGMIRKLGSGLYTWMPLGLRVLRKVENIVREEMNKTHAMELLMPAVQPAELWQETGRWESFGGQLLTMKDSNQREYCFGPTHEEVITDIMRNELQSYKQLPVNFYQIQTKFRDEIRPRFGVMRAREFIMKDAYSFHLSLESLQETYKDMYQAYCRIFDRMGLKYRAVEADTGAIGGSASHEFQVLAESGEDLIFYSDSSDYAANIEQATSLKPPKTNKPCDETIALVDTPNQKTIDEVANFLGIASNQTIKTLIVKGKEHPMVALVLRGDDELNEVKATKHPLVHSPLSFIDEELILKTLKTPLGSIGPIKLNIPVIVDHHALAMSSFVCGANQADKHFMNAAWERDAKYNDAYDLRNVKEGDPSPDGKGMLHCCRGIEVGHVFQLGDKYAKAMNASVINEQGQLQTMIMGCYGLGITRVVAAAIEQNHDEHGIIWPQALAPFQVNIIPLNGARSQAVKEQAESLYQQLKSHGIDVLLDDRNERAGVLFADNDLIGIPHRLVVSERNLEQGCVEYKARISSETQLINLDNVMNFIIELINK from the coding sequence ATGCGCGCATCTCAATGGTTTTTAGTCACTCAAAAAGAAACTCCCAACGATGCAGAAATAGCATCCCATCAATTAATGTTAAGATCAGGTATGATTCGTAAGCTTGGCTCAGGACTTTATACCTGGATGCCACTTGGCCTTAGAGTACTTCGTAAAGTTGAAAACATAGTTCGGGAAGAGATGAACAAAACTCATGCTATGGAACTGCTTATGCCAGCGGTACAGCCTGCTGAGTTATGGCAAGAAACAGGACGTTGGGAATCCTTTGGTGGTCAATTATTAACCATGAAAGACAGCAATCAAAGAGAGTACTGCTTTGGGCCAACTCATGAAGAAGTCATTACCGATATCATGCGTAATGAATTGCAATCCTATAAACAATTGCCAGTCAATTTTTATCAAATTCAAACCAAATTTCGCGATGAAATAAGGCCACGGTTCGGGGTAATGCGAGCCCGTGAGTTTATTATGAAAGATGCTTATTCCTTCCACCTCAGCCTAGAAAGTCTGCAAGAGACTTACAAAGATATGTATCAGGCCTATTGCAGGATTTTTGATAGAATGGGACTCAAATATCGAGCGGTTGAAGCCGATACAGGAGCAATTGGTGGTTCTGCTTCCCATGAATTTCAGGTACTGGCTGAATCGGGCGAAGATCTGATTTTTTATAGTGACTCCAGTGACTATGCTGCGAATATTGAACAAGCGACCAGCTTAAAACCACCCAAAACGAATAAGCCATGTGATGAAACAATTGCATTGGTCGATACCCCAAATCAAAAAACAATTGATGAAGTGGCAAACTTTCTTGGTATCGCCAGTAATCAAACCATCAAAACCTTGATTGTCAAAGGCAAGGAACATCCTATGGTGGCTCTGGTCTTAAGAGGAGACGATGAACTCAATGAGGTCAAAGCGACAAAACATCCCTTAGTCCACTCTCCTTTGTCTTTTATTGATGAGGAACTGATTTTAAAAACGCTAAAAACTCCCTTGGGTTCCATAGGACCAATCAAATTAAACATTCCTGTCATTGTTGATCATCATGCATTAGCCATGTCTTCATTTGTCTGTGGTGCCAATCAGGCAGATAAACACTTTATGAACGCTGCATGGGAGCGCGATGCAAAATACAATGATGCCTATGATTTACGCAATGTTAAGGAAGGTGATCCAAGCCCTGATGGAAAAGGAATGCTTCACTGCTGTCGTGGAATAGAGGTAGGGCACGTTTTCCAATTGGGTGATAAATATGCCAAAGCCATGAATGCATCTGTTATCAATGAGCAAGGGCAATTACAAACCATGATCATGGGCTGCTATGGATTAGGGATCACTCGTGTAGTCGCTGCCGCGATTGAGCAAAACCATGACGAGCACGGAATCATCTGGCCTCAAGCTTTAGCACCTTTCCAAGTCAATATCATTCCTCTTAATGGTGCGAGATCACAAGCGGTTAAAGAACAGGCGGAGTCACTTTATCAGCAACTCAAATCTCATGGCATTGATGTATTACTCGATGATCGTAATGAAAGAGCAGGTGTATTATTTGCTGATAATGACTTAATAGGAATTCCTCATAGATTAGTGGTCAGTGAGAGAAACCTGGAGCAAGGTTGTGTTGAGTACAAAGCTCGAATTTCAAGCGAAACACAACTGATCAATTTGGATAATGTGATGAATTTTATTATTGAATTAATTAATAAATAA
- the ankX gene encoding Dot/Icm T4SS effector AnkN/AnkX/LegA8: protein MVKIMPNLPGLYFLQAYPREEIWRLFVDGRFWSKENGWRGYESREPGCLNAALESLCSIALQVEKSGETFELNVDLIKKIHKKCGKKVEELQEKNPGEIRTNEPVSFGIPAGRASIKGIEEFLSFAFLTEGEAEFGPGKAGPFGPSFNKNYFKNLNPEQIHELAKQIYVDMCKYGHSNTNHFYLAVMKNVDVYLEKITQSYNQEIKTAETLDEKLKIIVKHIRMYEVLHPFRDANGRTFVNNLLNILLMQQGLPPATFYEPNVFDLYSADELVVVVKEAIFNTVEIIEKSKKKDPIFLYGYHSSLEDQTKFRDMLDSPSYEKITHMDFSDLNPKKLQSNVQKCLSSLNEQYPLHRGAIYLSEPDDVKLLMSNCNESDINQRIEQGAPPLYVGKTPAHLAVLSGNMAMIDELIAKKADLSLQDYDGKTALHYAAEYGNMQIMGKILKIVLSQENAIKILNIKDNHGKTAFHYAAEYGTPELVSALTTTAVIQINEPDNSGSSAITLAYKNHKLKIFDELLNSGADISDELLDAIWARKDKETLGKIIAKNEKILLNKEALRIAISMGSISLVKKFLHAGIEIDTPLTKEKATLLMLSTNSGNPKLVSYLLKKGANTRLTDTSGNTVLHYVFYTKPENRQALINIIIEKDKELINQPNTNGNPPLYNAVVVNDLKMAKILLEKGARVDFEDRLGNNILHSAMRRCDLPIILDIVKKDRSLLHKRNSEGRNPFHQALHEMPTFPSSKETEEIHFMNLSDFLLKEGVDLNKKDIQGKTILDIVLSKQYFHLGVKLMKAGAHTNISSSSKFLKNSDANSILERPFKFKNDLKKELDENPLIAMAQINDLYVQIKNNRIRTPTGYVLKEGVSFFKGKSNDAKAHDEVLSVLKELYDSKLTEILGNLPGEGVEQIKRSQKLFDTELKLLIKNQDISRKVDKKSIQEAVGTSLKIKW, encoded by the coding sequence TTGGTAAAAATCATGCCAAATCTGCCTGGCTTATATTTTCTTCAAGCCTATCCACGCGAAGAAATATGGAGATTATTTGTTGATGGACGTTTCTGGTCAAAAGAAAATGGATGGAGGGGCTATGAATCGCGAGAACCAGGATGCCTTAATGCTGCTCTGGAGAGTTTATGCTCAATTGCGTTGCAAGTTGAGAAATCAGGTGAGACATTTGAATTAAACGTTGATTTAATAAAGAAGATACACAAGAAGTGTGGAAAAAAAGTAGAGGAATTACAGGAAAAAAATCCAGGTGAAATCAGAACAAATGAGCCTGTTTCATTTGGTATTCCAGCTGGCCGGGCCTCAATTAAGGGCATTGAAGAATTCCTGAGCTTTGCCTTTCTTACAGAAGGAGAAGCTGAATTTGGCCCGGGCAAAGCCGGCCCATTTGGCCCAAGCTTTAATAAGAACTATTTTAAAAATCTGAATCCTGAACAAATACACGAGCTTGCCAAACAAATCTATGTCGATATGTGCAAATATGGGCATAGTAATACCAATCATTTCTATCTTGCAGTAATGAAAAATGTGGATGTCTACCTGGAAAAAATTACCCAATCTTACAATCAGGAAATAAAAACCGCTGAAACGCTTGATGAAAAACTTAAAATTATCGTTAAGCACATTCGAATGTACGAAGTATTGCATCCCTTTAGAGACGCTAATGGCCGAACTTTTGTCAATAATTTATTAAATATTCTTTTAATGCAACAAGGTTTACCGCCAGCAACGTTTTATGAGCCTAATGTTTTTGATTTATATAGCGCGGATGAGTTGGTAGTTGTTGTAAAGGAAGCCATTTTTAATACGGTAGAAATTATTGAAAAAAGTAAAAAAAAGGATCCTATTTTTTTATATGGATATCATTCAAGCTTGGAAGATCAAACCAAATTTCGGGACATGCTGGATAGTCCATCTTACGAAAAAATCACACACATGGATTTTTCAGATTTAAATCCGAAGAAGCTGCAATCGAACGTTCAAAAATGTTTATCGTCATTAAATGAGCAATATCCATTACACAGAGGCGCAATCTATCTTAGTGAGCCTGATGATGTAAAATTATTAATGTCAAATTGCAATGAGTCCGACATTAATCAACGGATAGAGCAAGGAGCTCCACCTCTTTATGTAGGTAAAACTCCCGCTCATTTGGCTGTGCTATCAGGGAATATGGCAATGATTGATGAGCTTATTGCAAAAAAAGCGGATTTGTCACTTCAGGATTACGATGGCAAAACAGCTCTTCACTATGCTGCAGAGTATGGAAATATGCAAATCATGGGCAAAATACTAAAAATTGTATTAAGCCAGGAGAATGCAATCAAGATTTTAAATATAAAGGATAATCATGGCAAAACAGCATTCCATTATGCTGCTGAATATGGAACTCCGGAGTTAGTATCAGCTTTGACAACAACAGCAGTTATTCAGATCAATGAACCCGATAACAGCGGTTCTTCAGCAATAACCTTGGCATATAAAAATCATAAATTGAAAATTTTTGATGAACTATTAAACTCAGGAGCTGATATTAGTGATGAACTTTTGGACGCAATATGGGCCCGGAAGGATAAAGAGACATTAGGTAAAATTATTGCTAAAAATGAGAAAATTCTTTTGAATAAAGAAGCCCTGAGAATTGCTATTTCTATGGGAAGCATCAGTCTGGTTAAAAAATTCTTACATGCCGGTATTGAGATTGATACGCCGCTAACTAAAGAAAAAGCGACGCTTTTAATGTTATCTACAAATTCCGGTAATCCAAAATTGGTCAGTTACTTATTGAAAAAAGGGGCTAATACGCGTTTAACCGATACCAGTGGCAATACGGTTCTACATTATGTTTTTTATACAAAGCCCGAAAACAGGCAGGCCTTGATTAATATTATCATAGAAAAAGATAAGGAATTAATTAATCAGCCCAATACCAATGGAAATCCACCTCTTTATAATGCCGTGGTAGTCAATGATTTGAAAATGGCAAAAATCTTATTGGAAAAGGGGGCAAGGGTTGATTTCGAAGACAGGCTTGGGAATAATATTTTGCATAGTGCCATGAGACGATGTGATTTGCCGATCATATTGGATATTGTCAAGAAAGACCGTAGCTTACTTCATAAAAGAAACTCTGAAGGAAGAAATCCCTTTCACCAGGCATTGCATGAGATGCCTACATTTCCATCCTCAAAAGAAACAGAAGAAATCCATTTTATGAATTTAAGTGATTTTCTTTTAAAAGAAGGAGTAGATTTAAATAAAAAAGATATTCAGGGAAAAACAATATTAGATATTGTGTTATCCAAGCAGTATTTTCACTTAGGTGTCAAACTGATGAAGGCAGGTGCTCATACCAATATCTCTTCCTCATCCAAATTTCTTAAAAATTCTGATGCCAATTCTATTTTGGAACGTCCTTTTAAATTTAAGAACGATTTAAAGAAAGAACTCGATGAAAATCCGCTAATTGCTATGGCACAAATTAATGATTTGTACGTCCAAATCAAAAATAACAGGATTAGGACTCCCACAGGTTATGTCCTGAAAGAAGGAGTATCCTTTTTTAAAGGAAAATCAAACGATGCCAAAGCACATGATGAGGTTTTATCGGTTTTAAAGGAACTCTACGATAGTAAACTTACAGAGATACTCGGTAATCTTCCTGGCGAAGGAGTGGAGCAAATCAAAAGAAGTCAGAAACTTTTTGACACCGAACTAAAATTATTAATTAAAAATCAGGACATTTCGAGGAAAGTCGATAAAAAATCCATTCAGGAAGCAGTTGGTACATCCTTGAAAATAAAATGGTAA
- a CDS encoding phosphocholine hydrolase Lem3, with protein MKLRYIINENKLVLTSCNMRDKIITGKKIIFSQSVAKDQTKGLSSFLSERFYSVNQSHNHAIIIGSSLSHQEKDIEHDTILDSSGVLVTTDTNGIINGARVAITDGLGGGNGDQEEDDEIYRVSHSSCEIFLNCDQNIDATLSLITQPKASEKKQTAPKKSQLSEASMAAFIYKHNQGKGFIGEFANIGDGLIIILDKRFKIKHMLPACHIYRGFGTWTPPSLQALAITANKDALLVRKTLQLAEGDIIISMTDGIWGELKTSLFAQTNDRRDIGVDKEYFKTLFDELTDAPYPSSYDIARIITHRAMSRSLERRKTLTKLIHEIEQQHFQEKSVKTINEVLKHFIKTGNTETAQTLKAILFEDGLSDGITYFENIEIPLEMVMQDLKSRTVGDCSTINVTRIPYHLDELIRGFINYPEKHQILAPLFKATIKSEADLEEAFHRLSLEMIQPEIECPISEAHFERAFKKETLDKTQAVLTHYFRISTGLDSKKSYQERLNDLSSYLFKESSLEKNDIKLLLSMLDSEIKPKTGVFQTLFGENQNKLYKAFHKNIDLQLLEGEIDNKKEFK; from the coding sequence ATGAAGTTACGCTATATTATTAATGAGAATAAGCTTGTTCTTACGAGTTGCAATATGAGAGATAAAATTATCACCGGGAAAAAAATTATTTTTTCACAATCCGTTGCAAAAGACCAAACAAAAGGTTTATCAAGCTTTTTATCAGAACGGTTTTATTCTGTAAATCAAAGTCATAATCATGCCATTATTATTGGTTCCAGCCTTTCTCACCAAGAGAAGGATATCGAACATGATACCATACTCGATTCCTCCGGCGTGTTAGTGACTACTGATACAAATGGTATTATTAACGGGGCAAGAGTCGCAATTACTGACGGTCTGGGTGGTGGAAATGGCGATCAGGAAGAAGACGACGAGATATACAGAGTATCTCATTCCAGTTGTGAGATTTTTTTGAATTGCGACCAAAATATTGATGCAACTCTAAGCTTGATTACCCAACCAAAAGCCTCTGAGAAAAAACAAACAGCACCAAAAAAATCGCAACTTTCAGAAGCTTCGATGGCTGCTTTTATCTATAAACATAATCAGGGAAAAGGATTCATCGGTGAATTTGCAAATATTGGTGATGGATTAATTATTATCCTGGATAAACGTTTTAAGATAAAACATATGTTACCCGCATGCCACATATATCGAGGATTTGGTACCTGGACTCCACCATCCCTGCAAGCCCTGGCAATAACTGCGAATAAAGACGCACTGCTTGTCAGGAAAACACTTCAACTTGCAGAAGGCGATATTATAATATCCATGACAGATGGGATTTGGGGGGAGTTGAAAACCAGTTTGTTTGCTCAAACCAATGACCGTCGGGATATAGGAGTGGATAAAGAATATTTCAAAACGCTATTTGACGAATTGACAGATGCCCCCTACCCCTCTTCATATGATATCGCTCGTATCATTACCCATCGTGCTATGTCTCGCAGTTTAGAGCGCAGAAAAACATTAACAAAATTAATTCATGAAATAGAACAACAACACTTCCAGGAAAAATCTGTCAAAACCATTAATGAAGTCCTGAAACATTTTATTAAGACCGGTAATACGGAAACAGCACAGACATTAAAAGCAATTCTCTTTGAAGACGGTTTGAGCGATGGAATAACTTATTTTGAAAACATTGAAATCCCGCTGGAGATGGTCATGCAAGATTTAAAAAGTCGTACCGTCGGGGATTGTTCAACCATCAATGTAACGCGCATTCCCTATCATTTAGATGAGCTCATACGAGGTTTTATCAATTACCCCGAGAAACATCAAATCCTGGCCCCACTATTTAAAGCAACGATAAAATCTGAGGCTGATTTAGAAGAAGCATTTCATCGTCTATCACTTGAAATGATACAACCTGAAATCGAGTGCCCAATTTCTGAAGCTCATTTTGAGCGAGCTTTTAAAAAAGAAACCCTTGATAAAACTCAGGCTGTCTTAACTCACTATTTTCGTATTTCCACTGGTTTAGATAGTAAAAAGAGTTATCAGGAACGCTTAAATGATCTGAGCTCTTATTTATTCAAGGAATCCTCTCTGGAAAAAAATGATATTAAATTGCTATTGTCTATGCTGGATAGTGAAATAAAACCAAAAACCGGAGTTTTCCAAACATTGTTTGGGGAAAACCAAAATAAGCTATACAAGGCATTTCACAAAAACATCGATTTGCAATTATTGGAGGGCGAAATAGATAATAAAAAGGAATTCAAATAG
- a CDS encoding bifunctional SulP family inorganic anion transporter/carbonic anhydrase gives MINRNIVNLRLFRIYSKRYLKFDFVAAIVVFLVAIPLCLGIALASGAPLFSGILSGIIGGIVVGIFSGSQVSVSGPAAGMAAVVLAAISQLGDFNTFLLALTIAGLLQMIIGALRAGFVADYVPSNVVQGLLCSIGILLIIKQLPLAFTLSSDFDELKTHLLETTEGFTVSPLLALSQHINEGALIITTLSLAILIYFDITKNKILKEIPAPILVVLAGILLNELFIWTNSSLAQNSPQLVNIPDTNGFFQFFSHLEYPDWSAWTNPKVYLYALVICIVASLETLLNLKASERLDKKRRHSPTNQELVAQGLGNITAGLVGGIPVTSVIVRTSINIHAGSKTKFSAVLHGFFILFAVMLIPGALNKIPLSSLAAILIYTGYKLNKPAIYINIFSQGSDRFIPFIVTVISIITFNLLAGILIGLAISLFYILKSNSQARIDIIKEIYPNGSTYRLMLPQQMTFLNKAALVAELDTLPRRSQLIIDARYSQYIDKEILDLFNELKEELAGSKQISLNFTGFQEHYKIHNYIDFITVTTYDVQTNLTPAQVLNILLEGNQRFLSDNRIHRSNQIDIKYTAKTQHPIAVVLACIDSRVPVETIFDMSFGDLFCVRIAGNVINDDILASIEYACNVVGAKLIMVLGHTRCGAIQSACDGIEKGHITQLLSKIKPAVNAEKETTTERNGKNQTFVNHVTELNVANTLQNIYKKSDILRTMIDSNEIGMVGAIYDVSSGKVSCKTYTEELSTLDGDENKLLAQKFETILLEAKAS, from the coding sequence ATGATTAACAGAAATATAGTTAACCTGCGTCTATTTCGTATCTACTCTAAACGTTATTTAAAATTTGATTTTGTTGCTGCAATTGTCGTTTTCCTCGTGGCGATTCCTTTATGCTTAGGTATTGCCCTGGCTTCTGGCGCACCTCTTTTTTCTGGTATCTTAAGTGGAATCATTGGCGGTATTGTTGTGGGTATATTTAGCGGCTCACAGGTTAGTGTCAGCGGACCTGCTGCGGGTATGGCAGCCGTTGTATTGGCGGCAATCTCTCAACTTGGTGATTTTAATACCTTCTTATTGGCTCTTACGATTGCAGGCCTTTTACAAATGATAATAGGTGCATTAAGAGCAGGATTCGTTGCAGATTATGTTCCTTCGAACGTAGTTCAAGGCTTACTGTGTTCAATCGGGATCTTGCTAATCATTAAGCAATTACCACTCGCATTCACACTTTCATCAGACTTTGATGAACTTAAAACGCATTTATTGGAAACAACAGAAGGGTTTACAGTAAGCCCTTTATTGGCTTTGTCGCAGCATATTAATGAAGGCGCACTCATAATTACTACTCTTTCATTGGCTATTTTAATCTATTTTGATATAACCAAGAATAAAATTCTGAAGGAAATCCCAGCCCCTATCCTTGTAGTTCTGGCAGGAATACTGTTAAATGAGCTTTTTATCTGGACAAACTCCAGCCTGGCACAAAACTCGCCTCAACTGGTTAATATCCCAGATACCAATGGTTTTTTCCAATTTTTTAGCCATCTTGAATACCCTGACTGGTCTGCCTGGACTAATCCTAAAGTCTATCTCTATGCACTAGTCATATGTATCGTTGCTTCTTTGGAAACGTTGCTTAATCTCAAAGCGTCAGAACGATTGGATAAAAAAAGAAGGCACAGTCCAACTAACCAGGAATTGGTTGCTCAAGGCTTAGGCAATATAACAGCGGGCCTGGTTGGAGGTATACCTGTTACATCAGTCATTGTCAGAACTTCCATTAATATCCATGCCGGCTCAAAAACCAAATTTTCAGCCGTACTCCATGGTTTTTTCATTTTATTTGCTGTCATGTTGATACCAGGCGCATTGAATAAAATCCCTTTATCTTCTCTCGCTGCAATTTTAATTTACACTGGTTATAAATTAAATAAACCGGCAATCTATATTAATATCTTTTCCCAAGGCAGTGATCGATTTATTCCGTTTATAGTGACTGTGATCAGTATTATTACCTTCAACCTCTTGGCAGGTATATTGATAGGTCTGGCTATCAGCCTCTTTTATATATTAAAATCCAATAGTCAGGCTCGTATTGATATCATCAAGGAAATTTATCCAAATGGTTCAACATACCGTTTGATGCTTCCTCAACAAATGACTTTTCTTAACAAAGCTGCATTGGTCGCTGAATTGGATACATTACCCAGACGTTCTCAACTGATTATCGATGCACGTTATTCTCAATACATTGATAAAGAGATCCTTGACTTATTTAATGAATTGAAAGAAGAGTTAGCAGGCAGTAAACAAATTTCTTTAAATTTCACCGGATTTCAGGAACACTATAAAATTCATAACTACATCGATTTCATTACGGTTACAACCTATGATGTTCAAACTAACCTGACGCCCGCACAAGTATTAAACATACTGCTTGAGGGAAATCAGCGCTTTTTAAGCGATAACCGGATTCATCGATCAAACCAAATCGATATAAAATACACTGCAAAAACACAACATCCAATTGCTGTGGTTTTGGCCTGTATCGATTCAAGGGTTCCTGTAGAAACCATCTTTGATATGAGTTTCGGTGATCTTTTTTGTGTCCGCATAGCAGGCAATGTGATTAATGACGATATTTTGGCCAGCATAGAATACGCCTGTAACGTAGTTGGTGCAAAGCTTATCATGGTTCTGGGACATACCCGATGCGGCGCCATTCAATCTGCCTGTGATGGTATTGAAAAGGGTCATATCACCCAATTGCTCTCTAAAATTAAGCCTGCAGTTAACGCAGAAAAAGAAACTACAACAGAACGTAACGGAAAAAATCAAACTTTTGTAAATCATGTCACTGAATTAAATGTTGCAAATACCTTACAGAACATTTATAAAAAAAGTGATATTTTACGGACTATGATAGACAGTAATGAGATAGGGATGGTTGGTGCTATTTATGATGTAAGCAGCGGAAAAGTGAGCTGTAAAACATATACCGAGGAGTTATCCACTTTGGATGGAGACGAAAATAAGCTCCTGGCTCAAAAATTTGAAACCATTCTTTTGGAAGCCAAAGCAAGTTAA